The following proteins come from a genomic window of Actinopolyspora saharensis:
- a CDS encoding cytochrome P450 — protein MSRAISVPHGLPVERDAGPFAPPSRLTRLREERPVSPMVFPDGHEGWIVTGYEAVRQVLADTRFSSRQDLDITHVPYATSDPTPPSEPSPQVPGMFVTMDPPEHTRLRGRLTGAFTAKRMKQLAERISELVERQLDELARLSPPVDLFGEFALPVPSLVICELLGVPYADRENFQGNSATFLARDISLDEKFAAYGAMTEYLSELITSKRADPGADVLSELAQHDDLTVEELTGAAVLLLLAGHETTADVLAMGTFALLEHPAQLAELRADPELMPGAVEELMRYLSVVDSVQRYATEDADVGGETIGEGSTVVLSLLAANHDPRRFDDPDVLEIHREARGHLNLGHGIHQCLGGQLARIELRAGFAGLLRRFPNLELAVPADEVRLKTDANIYGVRELPVTWG, from the coding sequence ATGAGTCGCGCGATTTCCGTCCCGCACGGTCTGCCCGTGGAGCGCGATGCGGGCCCGTTCGCCCCGCCCAGCCGGCTCACCCGGTTGCGCGAGGAACGGCCGGTCAGTCCCATGGTCTTTCCCGATGGTCACGAGGGCTGGATCGTCACCGGCTACGAGGCGGTCCGCCAGGTCCTGGCCGATACCCGGTTCAGCTCGCGACAGGATCTCGACATCACCCACGTTCCCTACGCGACGTCCGATCCGACCCCGCCGAGTGAGCCGTCCCCGCAGGTGCCGGGCATGTTCGTCACCATGGACCCGCCGGAGCACACCCGGCTGCGGGGCAGGCTCACCGGCGCGTTCACCGCCAAGCGGATGAAGCAGCTCGCGGAGCGCATCAGCGAGCTCGTCGAGCGGCAGCTGGACGAGCTGGCGCGGTTGAGCCCGCCGGTCGACCTGTTCGGGGAGTTCGCGCTGCCGGTGCCGTCGCTGGTGATCTGCGAACTGCTCGGTGTCCCCTATGCGGACCGGGAGAACTTCCAGGGCAATTCCGCCACGTTCCTGGCCAGGGACATCTCGCTCGACGAGAAGTTCGCCGCCTACGGCGCGATGACCGAGTACCTGTCCGAGCTGATCACGAGCAAACGCGCCGATCCCGGCGCGGACGTGCTGTCCGAATTGGCCCAGCACGACGACCTCACCGTCGAGGAGCTGACCGGAGCGGCCGTCCTGCTGCTGCTCGCCGGGCACGAGACCACCGCCGACGTGCTGGCGATGGGCACCTTCGCGCTGCTGGAGCATCCCGCGCAGCTTGCCGAGCTGCGCGCCGATCCGGAGCTGATGCCCGGTGCCGTCGAGGAGCTCATGCGGTATCTGTCCGTTGTCGACTCCGTCCAACGCTACGCCACCGAGGACGCCGACGTCGGTGGGGAGACGATCGGCGAGGGTTCGACCGTCGTGCTCTCGCTGCTGGCCGCCAACCACGATCCCCGGCGGTTCGACGACCCGGATGTCCTGGAGATCCACCGCGAGGCCCGCGGGCACCTGAATCTGGGGCACGGCATCCACCAGTGCCTCGGTGGGCAGCTGGCCCGCATCGAGCTGCGCGCCGGTTTCGCCGGGCTGCTGCGGCGTTTCCCGAACCTGGAGCTGGCCGTCCCGGCCGACGAGGTGCGGCTCAAGACGGATGCGAACATCTACGGCGTTCGCGAACTGCCGGTCACCTGGGGCTAA
- a CDS encoding amidohydrolase family protein, whose product MNTTDTGNPDHGRPDTFTRRQALQVGTGAAAAFTLTSPDELAEAAAAEPTDADSEHIRLTAGTNICAAPSPDGTRIAIDLVNAIWLLPATGGTARKLTGPLQDATQPDWSPDGRSVVFQSYRDGNFHLWLLDTHDSTLRQLTRGPHDHREPRFSPNGRHVVFSSDRDGHGYRLYTLTVASGRITPLATDRTKTAMPSWSPDGSAVVYLADGTTIERVNLADGTVRRLVETDPASTLFGPSLSPDGTRLSYVRRTDTRSELVVDQHAITDDEDVFGFAPRWLSPDELLYTADGHVRKRRLTRAATDVPFTATVPVLTHRAYRQRRPGIRGPKVTGIASPVCSPEGNRIAFRALNALWLMTIGERPRRIVADGYFASDPDFSPDGRRIVYTSDRTGTAELWLHELDSGTERRITGLNGAQLTPRFAPDGQRIAYQDQDGATWVVELATGHTRQVTPPLFLPGRPDWSPDGRVLVLAAVKPYGERFREGTSQVLRVDLDNDTLDYTEVLPSRSISTRGDDGPVWSPDGTHLAFSVESQAWVVPVDAAGRFTGQPRRVTGEVTDSPSWKDPEHLLFLNGGNLRSVHIDTGEVSDVPLRLSWQPARTEQHQVVRVGALWDGHTETMQRDVDIVLAGDRIAAVRPHRAQRPTVDARDLTAIPGLIDAHNHWHLRGRQWGDRQGRTWLAYGITTTRSPGDPAYQMQETREALTSGDRVGPRYYATGEAIDGSRIYYDFMRPTLSAEQLQREMERAFALDYDMVKTYVRLPVDLQQQAVRLAHRKGLPLSSHYAYPAADIGMDGMEHTGATNRLGYSHTVTELGHSYDDAIQLFVHSGMSITPTLFTSTALYAFDRSLVEDRRTRVLFPPWEHERLRAQAEQASGPEGEAQRHELANKVDMLLRIHRGGGHVIAGTDAPLDNVAVSLHMNMRAMVRYGFTPREALIIATRNPARWLGLDGELGEIRPGAYADLALVSGNPLADITAAAAVHKVVRGGVVHTPEHLMRPFTQPQTPADPPLVRGTRTAAAERDPALWWHEPEWARRLCCEA is encoded by the coding sequence ATGAACACCACGGACACCGGCAACCCGGATCACGGCAGACCCGACACGTTCACCCGGAGGCAAGCACTGCAGGTGGGCACGGGCGCGGCAGCGGCCTTCACGCTCACCTCCCCCGACGAGCTGGCCGAGGCGGCCGCGGCGGAACCGACCGACGCCGACTCCGAGCACATCCGACTCACCGCGGGCACCAACATCTGCGCCGCACCCTCCCCGGACGGCACGCGGATCGCCATCGACCTGGTCAACGCCATCTGGCTGCTGCCGGCCACCGGGGGAACGGCCCGCAAGCTCACCGGACCGCTCCAGGACGCCACCCAGCCGGACTGGTCGCCGGACGGCCGCAGCGTGGTGTTCCAGTCCTACCGGGACGGCAACTTCCACCTGTGGCTGCTCGACACGCACGACTCCACGCTGCGCCAACTCACCCGCGGTCCGCACGACCACCGCGAACCCCGGTTCTCCCCCAACGGCCGACACGTCGTGTTCAGCTCCGACCGGGACGGGCACGGCTACCGGCTCTACACGCTCACCGTCGCCAGCGGCCGGATCACCCCCCTCGCCACCGACCGGACGAAAACCGCGATGCCGAGCTGGTCGCCGGACGGCAGCGCCGTCGTCTACCTCGCGGACGGGACCACCATCGAACGGGTGAACCTCGCCGACGGAACCGTGCGCCGCCTCGTCGAAACCGACCCGGCGAGCACGCTGTTCGGGCCGAGCCTCTCCCCGGACGGGACGAGGCTGAGCTACGTGCGACGAACCGACACGCGATCCGAGCTGGTGGTCGACCAGCACGCGATCACCGACGACGAGGACGTGTTCGGGTTCGCACCGCGCTGGCTGTCCCCCGACGAACTGCTCTACACCGCCGACGGCCACGTGCGCAAGCGCCGACTCACCCGCGCGGCCACCGACGTGCCCTTCACAGCGACCGTCCCGGTGCTGACCCACCGCGCGTACCGGCAACGCCGCCCCGGGATACGCGGCCCGAAGGTCACCGGCATCGCCAGTCCGGTCTGCTCGCCCGAGGGCAACCGGATCGCGTTCCGCGCGCTCAACGCGCTGTGGCTGATGACCATCGGCGAACGCCCCCGCAGGATCGTCGCCGACGGCTACTTCGCCTCCGACCCGGACTTCTCCCCCGACGGGCGCCGAATCGTCTACACCTCGGATCGAACGGGCACGGCCGAGCTGTGGCTGCACGAACTGGACTCCGGCACCGAACGCAGGATCACCGGCCTCAACGGGGCTCAGCTCACCCCCCGCTTCGCGCCGGACGGGCAACGCATCGCCTACCAGGACCAGGACGGGGCGACCTGGGTGGTCGAGCTCGCGACCGGGCACACCCGGCAGGTCACCCCACCGCTGTTCCTGCCAGGACGGCCGGACTGGTCCCCGGACGGCCGCGTGCTGGTGCTGGCCGCGGTGAAGCCGTACGGCGAACGCTTCCGCGAGGGAACCAGCCAAGTGCTGCGGGTCGACCTGGACAACGACACCCTCGACTACACCGAAGTACTGCCCTCCCGGTCGATCAGCACCCGGGGCGACGACGGACCCGTGTGGTCCCCGGACGGGACGCACCTCGCGTTCTCGGTGGAGTCGCAGGCCTGGGTGGTCCCGGTCGACGCAGCGGGCCGGTTCACCGGCCAACCGCGGCGGGTGACCGGCGAAGTGACCGACTCGCCGTCCTGGAAGGACCCCGAGCACCTGCTGTTTCTCAACGGCGGAAACCTGCGCTCGGTACACATCGACACCGGCGAGGTCTCCGACGTCCCGCTGCGCCTGTCGTGGCAACCGGCACGCACCGAGCAGCACCAGGTGGTGCGGGTCGGGGCCCTGTGGGACGGGCACACCGAGACGATGCAGCGCGACGTCGACATCGTCCTGGCAGGAGACCGCATCGCCGCCGTGCGGCCGCACCGCGCGCAGCGCCCCACCGTCGACGCGCGGGACCTGACCGCGATCCCCGGGCTGATCGACGCGCACAACCACTGGCACCTGCGCGGACGGCAGTGGGGAGACCGGCAGGGGCGGACGTGGCTGGCCTACGGCATCACCACCACCCGCTCACCGGGCGATCCCGCGTACCAGATGCAGGAAACCCGCGAAGCGCTGACCTCCGGAGACCGCGTCGGACCCCGCTACTACGCCACCGGGGAGGCCATCGACGGCAGCCGGATCTACTACGACTTCATGCGGCCGACCCTCAGCGCCGAACAACTCCAGCGGGAGATGGAGCGCGCCTTCGCGCTGGACTACGACATGGTCAAAACCTACGTGCGGCTGCCCGTTGACCTGCAGCAGCAGGCCGTGCGCCTGGCGCACCGGAAAGGGCTGCCGCTGAGCTCGCACTACGCCTACCCGGCCGCCGACATCGGCATGGACGGGATGGAGCACACCGGCGCGACCAACCGCCTCGGCTACTCCCACACCGTCACCGAACTCGGCCACTCCTACGACGATGCGATCCAGCTGTTCGTCCACAGCGGCATGTCGATCACCCCCACGCTGTTCACCTCCACAGCGCTGTACGCGTTCGATCGCTCCCTCGTCGAGGACCGGCGCACCAGAGTGCTGTTTCCCCCGTGGGAGCACGAGCGACTGCGCGCGCAAGCCGAGCAGGCATCCGGCCCAGAGGGCGAGGCGCAGCGCCACGAGCTGGCGAACAAGGTGGACATGCTGCTGCGCATCCACCGCGGCGGCGGCCACGTCATCGCAGGCACGGACGCGCCGCTGGACAACGTCGCCGTCTCGCTGCACATGAACATGCGCGCCATGGTCCGGTACGGCTTCACCCCGCGGGAGGCGCTGATCATCGCCACCCGCAATCCGGCCCGCTGGCTCGGACTGGACGGCGAGCTCGGCGAGATCCGCCCCGGTGCCTACGCCGACCTGGCGCTGGTGTCCGGCAATCCGCTGGCCGACATCACCGCCGCGGCAGCGGTGCACAAGGTCGTCCGTGGCGGAGTGGTGCACACCCCCGAACACCTGATGCGCCCCTTCACCCAACCACAGACCCCGGCCGACCCCCCGCTCGTGCGCGGGACCCGCACCGCCGCGGCCGAACGCGACCCCGCGCTGTGGTGGCACGAACCCGAGTGGGCGCGCCGGCTCTGCTGCGAGGCCTAG
- a CDS encoding pectate lyase codes for MLSRGSSRTRKGLYSAALSALTVLGMAVAAPIGHADSPSPGPLPVPEAHGEQAVDSTITVDGEFNGGFTRYYGEGELGGGSQNENQPPIFELADGATLKNVIIGAPASDGIHCLGSCTLKNVWWEDVGEDAATLAAGDPSDLMVIKGGGAQAATDKIFQHNGPGTMVISDFRARDFGTFYLSCGNCTEQYERHAFIHDITTDEPTEKLTGVNVNYGDTVALSDITIFGDPSTDVCVSYRGNETGAEPERIGSGPSRNCLYDESDIDFE; via the coding sequence TTGTTATCTCGTGGTTCTTCCCGCACCAGGAAAGGCCTGTACTCGGCCGCGCTGAGCGCGCTGACCGTGCTGGGCATGGCCGTGGCCGCCCCGATCGGACACGCCGACTCCCCCTCCCCGGGACCACTTCCCGTCCCCGAGGCGCACGGCGAGCAGGCCGTCGACTCCACGATCACCGTCGACGGCGAGTTCAACGGCGGGTTCACCCGCTACTACGGAGAAGGCGAACTCGGCGGGGGCAGCCAGAACGAGAACCAACCACCGATCTTCGAACTCGCCGACGGGGCGACGCTGAAAAACGTGATCATCGGAGCGCCCGCTTCCGACGGCATCCACTGCCTCGGTTCCTGCACCCTCAAGAACGTGTGGTGGGAGGACGTCGGTGAGGACGCCGCCACGCTCGCGGCCGGAGACCCCTCGGACCTGATGGTGATCAAAGGCGGCGGTGCGCAGGCGGCCACGGACAAGATCTTCCAGCACAACGGGCCGGGAACCATGGTCATCAGCGATTTCCGGGCCAGGGACTTCGGCACGTTCTACCTCTCCTGCGGCAACTGCACCGAACAGTACGAGCGCCACGCGTTCATCCACGACATCACCACCGACGAACCCACGGAAAAACTGACCGGAGTCAACGTCAACTACGGCGACACCGTCGCGCTCTCCGACATCACGATCTTCGGTGATCCCAGCACCGACGTCTGCGTGTCCTACCGGGGCAACGAGACCGGAGCCGAACCCGAGCGGATCGGCAGCGGTCCCAGCAGGAACTGCCTGTACGACGAGTCCGACATCGACTTCGAATAA
- a CDS encoding geranylgeranyl reductase family protein, which translates to MSSPTHSTVWDVAVVGAGPAGATAALVAAENGCSVLLLEREAIPRYKTCGGGLVGASLAALPEDADVRICDEVSRVTLSMHGRRERTMPSRPPLAKMVFRSEFDAALVERAGRSGVTVRDKCLVKGVEGGADGVSLRLGNGEVLHARTVVGADGSASRVARFVGVRCRQVDLALEIEVPVDTPTSRRWAGRALLEWGPFPGSFGWVFPKGDISTVGVVGSRGRPDETREYMRDFVERQGFSGIEPLHDTGHLTRCRYADSPFARDRAIVAGDAAGLADPWLREGISFAVRSGELAGRSAVAIAGSDARSDAEAAEREYAHAAERELAAEMYASEKLAAIYFARPALVHAALVGVPFVWRRVDDYLTGRKTIPQIVNYPGVRPALSALAALS; encoded by the coding sequence ATGTCGTCACCGACGCACTCGACGGTTTGGGACGTCGCGGTCGTGGGAGCGGGCCCGGCCGGGGCGACGGCGGCCCTGGTCGCGGCCGAGAACGGGTGCAGCGTGCTGCTGCTGGAGCGGGAGGCGATCCCGCGGTACAAGACCTGCGGCGGGGGGCTGGTGGGTGCCTCGCTGGCGGCGTTGCCGGAGGACGCGGATGTGCGGATCTGCGACGAGGTCAGCCGCGTGACCCTGTCCATGCACGGCAGGCGGGAGCGCACGATGCCCTCCCGCCCGCCGCTGGCGAAGATGGTGTTTCGCAGCGAGTTCGACGCGGCGCTGGTCGAGCGAGCCGGGCGGAGCGGGGTCACGGTGCGCGACAAGTGCCTGGTCAAAGGCGTCGAGGGCGGTGCGGACGGGGTGTCGCTGCGGCTCGGCAACGGCGAGGTGCTGCACGCGCGCACCGTGGTGGGCGCGGACGGCAGCGCGAGCCGGGTGGCGCGGTTCGTGGGGGTGCGCTGTCGGCAGGTGGATCTGGCCCTGGAGATCGAGGTGCCGGTCGACACCCCCACCTCGCGCCGCTGGGCGGGGCGCGCGCTGCTGGAGTGGGGGCCTTTTCCCGGCTCGTTCGGGTGGGTCTTCCCCAAGGGCGACATCAGCACCGTGGGGGTGGTGGGCAGTCGCGGCCGTCCGGACGAGACGCGCGAGTACATGCGTGATTTCGTCGAGCGCCAGGGTTTTTCCGGGATCGAGCCGCTGCACGACACGGGGCATCTGACCCGCTGCCGCTACGCCGACTCGCCGTTCGCCCGCGACCGCGCGATCGTGGCCGGCGACGCGGCGGGGCTGGCCGATCCCTGGCTGCGCGAGGGCATTTCGTTCGCGGTGCGTTCCGGGGAGTTGGCGGGGCGTTCCGCGGTGGCAATCGCAGGCTCGGACGCGCGGTCCGACGCCGAGGCCGCCGAACGCGAGTACGCGCATGCCGCCGAGCGTGAGCTGGCGGCCGAGATGTACGCCAGCGAGAAGCTGGCCGCGATCTACTTCGCGCGGCCCGCGCTGGTGCACGCGGCGCTGGTCGGGGTTCCCTTCGTGTGGCGGCGCGTGGACGACTACCTCACCGGGCGCAAGACCATTCCGCAGATCGTCAACTACCCCGGTGTGCGGCCGGCGCTGTCCGCCCTGGCCGCGCTCAGCTGA